The Streptomyces sp. NBC_00306 sequence CACGAGCGGGCGGTCCTCGCCGTCCGCCGCGGCGACCGACTGCACACCGTTGAGACCGGGCAGCACGCCCGTGTCCCAAGTCGAGCCGTCCGTCTGGATGTAGCGGACCTGCTGCACACCGCCGGATTCCTTGCCGACCACCACGAGCCGGCTGGGGCCGGCCCACGAAACGGCCGTGACGGTCTCCATCCGCGGTGCCGCGGGCTCCAGTTCGGCCACGGTCACCACCGGATTGCTCTTGGGCCCGCGCTCCACCCGCCCGATCTTCAGCGTGGTCTTGCCGTTCTCCGTCAGAAGCAGCGCGACGCGCGCGCCGTCCGCGGACACCTTCACGGACTCGATGCGCGCGGCGCCCAGAAGGGGAACGTTGACCTTCTGCGGCGTGCCCTTGCCGCCCACGAGACGCAGCAGCGCCGGGTTCTCCGGGTTGCGGTCGGCGATCCACAGGTCCTTGCGGCCGTCCCAGCTGGGTGCCGACAACCGGGTGTCCTGCGTCTTGCCGAGGCTGCGCACCACGGGGGCCGCCAACTGGGAATCGGTCTCGATCGACGAGACGTAGAGGCTGGCGAAGTCCTTGGAGACCGCGGCCGCGGTGTCCTCGTCGTGTGCCACCGCGACGACACTGATCGGCAGCTGTCCGTCACCGAACGGCCCACGCACGTTGGCCGGCGTGGCCGCCTCCTTCGTCGCGCCCGACAGCCATGCGAGCCGGTTCTTGGCATCGACGAAGTACGGATACACCGGCTTCCCCGACGCGCGGTCGGGCGCGTAACCGTCCGCCTCGACGCTGTCGAGCACGCACAGCTGCGTGCCGTTCGAACGCTCCAGCTCCACCTGCTCGACCCGAGTGGACGACAGCTCCCTCAGCGTGAGCGAGATCTGCGCAGCCATCTTCTTGCACTGCTCGCGGCCGACGTTGGACGCCTTCTCGTTGAGAGGCACCTTCAGCACGTTCCTGTCGTCGAACGCGAGGGACGTGACACCGCTCTTCAGCGCCGTACCCCGCGGGAAGCGCGAGTCCACCACCGGGTCCAGCCAGTCCGTGGGCCCGTCGAGCAGCGCGTTGACCGACTGCGTCACGGGATCCATCCGGGTCACCGGATCCATCCGCTGACGGATGAAGACCGGGTCTGACACAACGGTTTCCCCAGCTCCGCCCGGCGCCGCGGCGAAGTAGTACTTGTTGATGGAGACATAGTTCCGCTGGAAGTCGGACGCGCCGAGCAGGAGGCCCGGAGGCGGGCTGTCGATGCGCCACTCGCCCTTGCCCTCGATGCCGCCTTGCCGGGAGAGATGCATCGTCCAGTCGTAGTCCTCCGCCTCGGTCGTGCTCGCCTGGAAGGCGTGCTGCGAGTCGACCACGGCGATCTGCTTGCCCTTGATCTGGTAGCTGGTCCCCGTGCTGACCCCGCCCACCGCGGCCCGGCCGCCGGTGGGAGCGGTCTCCAGCACCGTCGTACTGGCGTCGGGCCGCCACTTCTGCGACGCCTCCGGCGTCAGATACGTCCGAGCGATGGCGAAATTGGCATCGTCACTGGTCATCGCCTCGAGGAAGCCGTTGACGATCTCGTCGGCGGCCGCTCCCTTGCGGGGCTTCACCGCGTACACCTGAACCTCGGAGTCGGCGCCCGGGGACGCCTTCACGGGACGGATGTCACCGGTGTCGGGCATCGAGGCACAGCCAGCCAGCACACCGCCGGCACCGAGCAGCGCGACCAAACGCAGCGCGCCTCGACGTCCTCTACGACGCGGATCAGCGCCCACGGTTGGTGTCCTCCCGGTCGGAAGCAGGCTGTGCGAAGGCGGAGTCCTGCCGTTCGTTCCCCGGTCGCGCCACGACACGGGCTCCGTTGCCGGGCAGCGCGGTCGGGTCCACGCCCTGAGGGGGCGTACGAGGCGGCACCGGAGCACCCGGCGGTACGGAGAGCGGAGAACGGTCCGACACGGCCTGAACGGGCACGGACGCCAGCAGGTGCCCGTTCAGGTGCGGGCCGGCCACCTCGGCCAGGGCGCGCTCCCGGTTCTGCCGCGAGTCCTCCGGCTCCAGGGGTACCGGCGAACCGCGCAGCGGCTCGTCCGCGGTCCGCGGCAGCGTCAGCCTGAACTGCGAACCGCCGCCCGGCTCGCCCCATGCCTGGAGCCAGCCACCGTGCAGCCGCGCGTCCTCGACGGCGATGGACAGACCGAGACCGGTACCGCCGGTGGTACGCGCCCGGGCCGGATCGGCCCGCCAGAAGCGGTTGAACACCCGGGTCGCCTCTCCGGGCTTCAGTCCCACGCCGTAGTCCCGTACGGCGACGGCGACCGCACCGCCGGCGACCGCCATGCGCACGATTACGTCCCGGCCCTCGCCGTGCTCGACGGCGTTGACGACGAGGTTGCGCAGCACCCGCTCGACGCGGCGGGCGTCGGCCTCGGCCACGACGGGCTGCTCGTCACCGACCACGCGTATCCGGGTGCCCTTGCGCTCGGCGAGCGGCTCGGCACCACCGATGACCCGCCGTACGACTTCGCGGAGGTCTATCGGCTCGGCTTCCAGCGCGGCCGCGCCGGCATCGAAGCGGCTGATCTCCAGAAGGTCCGAGAGCAGCGACTCGAACCGGTCGAGCTGGTCCCCGAGGAGCTCCGCCGAACGCGCGGTCACCGGATCGAAGTCGACCCGGGCCTCATGGATGACGTCGGCCGCCATCCGCACCGTCGTCAGCGGGGTCCGCAGTTCGTGGGAGACGTCCGAGACGAAGCGCCGCTGCATCCGGGAGAGCTCCTCCAGCTGCTGGATCTTGAGCTGAAGGCTCTGCGCCATCTTGTTGAAGGCTTCACCGAGTCTGGCGATGTCGTCCTCACCGGTGACCTTCATCCGCTCCTGGAGACGGCCGGCGGACAGCCGCTCGGCGATCCCGGCGGCCATACGCACCGGTGTGACGATCTGCCGCACCACGAGCCAGGCGATGGCACCCAGCAGCACAACAACGAACAGCCCGGCCGTGGCCAGCGTGCCTCGGACCAGATTGAGCGACTGCTCCTCCTGCGCGAGCGGGAAGACGTAGTACAGCTCGTACGGATATTCCTCGATGTCGTTGAGCCGGGTGCCGACGACCAGGCCGGGCTCCGGCTCGTGATCGTCGTTGTACTTGATCTGGATGTACGTCTCGTACGTCCCCGTGCCCTGGTCCACGGCCTCCCGCAGCTCCTGCGGAATGCTGGACGGGTCCACGCTGCCCGAAGTCCGCGGGAAACGGTTGCCCGCGTTGGCGGCGTCGGCGCTCAGCGCCACCACGTTGAACGCGCCCTGGCCGCCACTGGCCAGCTGTTCCACGAGGTCGGAGCGCCAGCTCGTCGCCGTACGGCCGCCCGCGCCGCCGTCCTGCGCGCCGGACTCGGTCCGCAGATTGGCAGCCCGCTCCCGCGCCACGGCGAAACCGCCGGCCGCCTGGCTCTGCGCCGCCTTCGCCTTGGCGTCGAGCAGGCCGTTACGCACCTGCCCGATGACGACGAACCCGAGGAGCGCCACCACGCCGAGGGACATCAGCAGCGTCATCGCGACGACCCTGAGCTGGATGTTCCGGCGCCACAGCCGCACAGCGGGCAGCAGCGGCCGGCGGACCCAGCGCAGGAAGAGCCGGAGTATCAGACGGCCGGGATCGCCGTTTCGACCCGACCGCCCGCCACGCAGCAGGCGGCCGAATCGCGACGTCTCATGCCCCGGTCCGGCAGCCCGCCCCGTACGGACTCCCGGCTCCCCGGGCTTCGGAGCAACGCTGCCTCGGGTCATATCAGCTCGGTCCGGCCTTGTAACCGACACCACGTACGGTCACCACGATCTCCGGACGCTCCGGGTCCTTCTCGACCTTGGAGCGCAGCCTCTGGACGTGCACGTTCACCAGCCTGGTGTCGGCGGCGTGACGGTAGCCCCAGACCTGCTCGAGCAGCACCTCACGGGTGAACACCTGCCACGGCTTACGGGCCAGCGCGACGAGCAGGTCGAACTCCAGCGGGGTCAGCGCGATGGACTGTCCCTCCCGCTTCACGGAGTGACCGGCCACGTCGATGACCAGGTCACCGATCGCCAGCTGTTCCGGCGCCGGCTCCTCCGACCTCCTCAGCCGCGCCCGGATCCGGGCGACCAGCTCCTTCGGCTTGAACGGCTTCACGATGTAGTCGTCGGCCCCGGACTCCAGGCCTACCACCACGTCCACGGTGTCGCTCTTGGCGGTGAGCATCACGATCGGCACGCCGGACTCCGCCCTGATCAGGCGGCACACCTCGATGCCGTCCCGTCCGGGCAGCATGAGGTCCAGCAGCACAAGATCCGGTTTTGCCTCACGGAAAGCGGCAAGTGCCTTGTCGCCGTCCGCTACGAACGACGGCTCGAAACCTTCACCACGCAGCACAATCCCGAGCATCTCGGCCAGTGCGGTGTCGTCATCGACGACAAGGACTCGTCCCTTCATAATCGACATCATCCCATTAGCTAATCGTTACCTGGCGTGACCTGGCACACAGCTCCGCGATTCCACTGCCGGTGACCGGCGACAACGCCCCCATTTCGGTGACGATCGCCGTGACCAGATCCGGCGGCGTGACATCGAAGGCCGGGTTGTACGCCTGGGTCCCCAGCGGCGCGACGGGAAGCCCGCCACCCACTGCTCCCGCGGCCGCAGGAACCTGCGGGGCGGTGACTTCCGTGACTTCGTGTCCGGCCCTCTGCTCCACCTCGATCGACGCCCCGTCCGGCGTGCTCAGGTCCACGGTCGTGGTCGGAGCGACCACGATGAACGGCACATGGTGGTACTTCGCCAGCACGGCGAGCGGATAGCTCCCCACCTTGTTGGCCACCGAGCCGTCCGCGGCTATGCGGTCGGCGCCTATGAGTACCGCATCCACCTCCCCCGCGGCGAACAGGGAGCCCGCGGCACTGTCCGTGAGCAGCGTGTAGGGCATGCCGTTGCGAGCGGCCTCGTACGCCGTCAGCCGCGCCCCCTGGAGCAGCGGCCGGGTCTCGTCCACCCACAGCCGCCGCAGCTCGCCGGCCCGGTGTGCGTGAAGAGCCACGGCGAACGCCGTGCCCTCCCCGCCCGAGACCAGCGCACCGGTGTTGCAGTGGGTCAGGATCCGATGCCCGCCGCCCGGCAACAGCTCATCGAGCAGAGCGAGCCCGTGACCCGCCATCTGGGCACTGGCCTCGGCGTCCTCCCGGTGCAGCTCCCTGGCGGCCGTCAGAGCCGCCTGGGCGGCCTCCTCGGGCCCCTTGTCGGCCGCCGCCCGGTATGCGGCGATCGCACGCCGCACCCCATAGGCCAGGTTCACCGCGGTGGGCCGCGCTCCCTCGAGCAGTGGCGCCGCCTCCTCCACGTCGTAACCGCGTGCCGCGGCGAGCGCCACACCGTAGGCACCGGCGATGCCCAGCAGAGGAGCCCCGCGCACGGCGAGTGTCTGGATGGCCTGCACGAGGGCGGGCACATCGGTGCAGACCAGCTCGACCTCCTCGGCAGGAAGCCGGGTCTGGTCGAGAAGCACCAGCACGGGCCCTTCCGGAGGCTCGCTCCAGCGCAGCGCGGGAAGCGGGGGCGGCTCGTCGCCCACCGGGTTTTGTGCGTACTGATCAGCCATCCGCCCAGTCTGCCCGGTGAGACTCCGACAATGAAGGTGCGAAGGAGATACAGGGCCCCGCCCACCAGCGGGCCCCGCGTGGCACGATGGCTGCCAGCCTGCCGACCCGATACACCGACAGGCCCTGTGAACGCTCCGGCTCGCCGAGCCGGCACCACAACCAGTGCATGAGGTGGACGACGGTGAACGACACTCCGGGCTGGGCCTCGCCCGGATCCGCTCCCTCCAACGGGCAGGACGACGCCGGCGTACCGCGGCCCGCCGGGCCCGCCGACGAGAGCGGCCCCGCCTCGAAGTGGTCCAAGGAGCAGCCGCCCGCCGGCCAGTGGTCGGCGCCGACGGGACCGCCCCAGACTCCTCCGCAGGCTCCCCCGCCCGCCCCGGGCTGGGGCGGCGGCCCGCCGCGCGGCGCGTGGGGCGCGCCCCCCGCGGCCAAGCCGGGTGTCATCCCGCTCCGCCCGCTGGGCGTCGGCGAGATCCTCGACGGCGCGGTCTCCACGCTGCGCGCCCACTGGCGCACGGTCCTGGGCATCACGATCACCGTCTCCGTGATCTCCCAGATCTGCAACATCCTCGTCGAGCGCTACCTGCTTCCCACACCCCCCGAGGTCGACCCCGACGCCGACCCGTCGGAGGCGCTGCGGCAGTCCGTCGACTCGCTGCAGGCCAGCCTGGTGGCCATGGGCCCGTCGATCCTCATCGCGCTGGTCGGCACACTCTTCACCACCGCCCTGCTCACGATGGTCATCAGCCGCTCCGTACTGGGCCGCCCGGTCAGCCTCTCCGAGGCCTGGCAGGAGGCTCGCCCCCGGCTGCCCCAACTCCTCGGCCTCACCCTGCTGCTGCCGCTGATGAGCGCGGGAATCATGGGCGTGGCTCTGGTACCCGGTCTGCTGATCGGCGGCGGCGCCGGGGTCGCGCTCGCCGTCCTCGGAGGACTCGTCGCCGGACCGGTCATCCTGTGGCTGATGGTCCGCTTCGCCCTCGCCTCGCCCGCCCTGATGCTGGAGCGCCAGGGCGTCATCCAGTCCTTGCGTCGCTCCGCCAAGCTGGTGCAGGGCGCCTGGTGGCGGACGTTCGGCATCATCGCGCTCACGCTGCTGCTGACGCTGCTGGTGTCGATGATCATCGCGGTGCCGTTCAGCGTGATCGCATTGGCCGTGGACGGCACCGGATTCGGCGACCTCTTCTCCGGCACCACGCCGGAATTCGGCTGGGCCTTCCTGATCATCACGGGGATCGGCTCGGTGATCGCGTCCTCCATCACCTACCCGATCTCCGCGGGTGTGACGGTGCTCCTCTACATCGACCAGCGCATCCGCCGCGAGGCTCTGGACATCGAACTCGCCCGGGCCGCAGGCGTATCCGGCTACGGCTCCGAGCCGCCCGGCACCCCCGCCAGGGGCTGATGCGGTGTTCACCGCGGGGGGTGTGACAGCAGTGCGGGCGGCCCTGGCCACCGGCGACGACGTACCGGTGGACACTCCTCGGATACCTGCCAGGGAGGCAGCGGAGCGCGAGCTGTCGAAGCCGATGTACCACGAAAACGACCCGAGCCTGCTCCAGCGCGCCCTCGACCGCTTCTGGGAGTGGGTGGGCGGCATCTTCGACACCGCCTCCGGCGCCACCCCCGGCGGCCCGCTCGGCCTAGTCGTCGTCGTCCTGCTGGTCATCGGCCTGATCGCCGCCCTCTGGTGGCGACTTGGCACCCCCCACCGCGCTGCGCTCTCGGCCGACTCGCTCTTCGACGACGTCCCCCGAAGCGCGGCGGAGCACCGCAGCGCCGCAGAGATCCACGCGGCGGCCGAACGCTGGAACCAGGCCGTACAGGAACGCATGCGTGCCATCGTTCGCTCGCTGGAGGAACGCGCCCTCCTCGATCCGCGTCCGGGCCGCACCGCCGACGAGGCGGCTGCCGAAGGCGGCCGTTCGCTCCCCGACCACACCGCCGGACTGCGGGCCGCCGCCAGGGAGTTCGACGACGTCACATACGGCGGGCGGACTGCCGACCGGCTGGCGTATCTGCGGTTGCGGGACCTCGACCTCGAACTGGAGCGGGCCAAGCCCCAACTCGCCGGCGCGTCCCGAGGAGCAGCCGGATGACCGGGGTTGCCCCCAGCTCCACCTCCATGTCCCCCACCGGCCGCCAGGTGTGGACCCGCACCCGCGGTCTGCTGCTGGCCCTGGTGATTCTCCTGGTGGCGGGCATCGCCATGGCCGCACTGCAGTCCGGCGACCAGCACGGCCGCCTCGACCCGCGCTCGGCCGACCGTCTGGGCAGCCGCGCCGTGGCCGAGATTCTCAAGGACAGCGGCGTCTCCACCCGTGTGGTCACCACTCTGGACGAGGCAACTGCCGCTGCCGACACGGACACCACACTTCTGGTCGCGATGCCCGACCTGCTGACGGACAGCCAGCAGGAAACCCTGCGGGCGGCGACGGCAACCTCCGGCGGACGCACCGTGCTCGTCTCCGCCGGTGCCGCATCCGTCGAGACGCTGGCCCCCGGGGTGCGCGCCGACACCCCCGCCCCTGTCGCGGCCCGCACTCCCCAGTGCTCCTTCGCCGCTGCGCGCAGAGCCGGCAACGCCGACCTCGGCGGCGAGCGCTACGTCACCAAGGCGACCGGGACCGACGCCTGTTACCCGAGCGAAGGAATGCCCAGCCTCGTCAGGATCGACGACTCCGACGGCGGCGACACCGTCCTGCTCGGTGCCCCCGACATCCTGTACAACGACCGCCTCGACCAGCGCGGCAACGCCTCTCTCGCACTTCAACTCCTTGGTTCCCGCCCTCATCTGGTCTGGTACCTCCCCTCGCTCACCGACGGCTCCGTCACTCAGGACGGCACCGATGCAGACACCGACAGCACGTTCTTCGATCTGATCCCTTCGGGCTGGCTCTGGGGCACCCTCCAACTGACGCTCGCCGCCGCCCTTGCAGCCATCTGGCGTGCCCGCCGCCTGGGCCCCCTCGTCACCGAACGGCTGCCGGTGGCCATCCGGGCATCCGAATCAACGCAGGGACGCGCCCGCCTCTACCGCAAGGTGAACGCCCGTGACCGCGCCGCCGCAGCGCTGCGCTCCGCCACCCGCACCCGCCTCGCGCCGCTTCTCGGCGTCTCCGCCCTCGACGCCCACTCCCCCGAGGTGCTGCTCCCCGCCGTCTCGGCGCGCCTGGCCACCGGCGACCGGGATCTCACCGCCCTGCTGTTCGGGCCGGCTCCGGCCGACGACACCGCACTTGTTCACCTGGCAGACCAACTCGACGCCCTCGAAAGAGAGGTACGCACCTCATGAGCGCCCCGACACCCGAGACAGCTGAGAGCTCGGACCGCGCCCGCGCTTCCCTGGAAGCCCTGCG is a genomic window containing:
- the mtnA gene encoding S-methyl-5-thioribose-1-phosphate isomerase: MADQYAQNPVGDEPPPLPALRWSEPPEGPVLVLLDQTRLPAEEVELVCTDVPALVQAIQTLAVRGAPLLGIAGAYGVALAAARGYDVEEAAPLLEGARPTAVNLAYGVRRAIAAYRAAADKGPEEAAQAALTAARELHREDAEASAQMAGHGLALLDELLPGGGHRILTHCNTGALVSGGEGTAFAVALHAHRAGELRRLWVDETRPLLQGARLTAYEAARNGMPYTLLTDSAAGSLFAAGEVDAVLIGADRIAADGSVANKVGSYPLAVLAKYHHVPFIVVAPTTTVDLSTPDGASIEVEQRAGHEVTEVTAPQVPAAAGAVGGGLPVAPLGTQAYNPAFDVTPPDLVTAIVTEMGALSPVTGSGIAELCARSRQVTIS
- a CDS encoding DUF7544 domain-containing protein, with translation MNDTPGWASPGSAPSNGQDDAGVPRPAGPADESGPASKWSKEQPPAGQWSAPTGPPQTPPQAPPPAPGWGGGPPRGAWGAPPAAKPGVIPLRPLGVGEILDGAVSTLRAHWRTVLGITITVSVISQICNILVERYLLPTPPEVDPDADPSEALRQSVDSLQASLVAMGPSILIALVGTLFTTALLTMVISRSVLGRPVSLSEAWQEARPRLPQLLGLTLLLPLMSAGIMGVALVPGLLIGGGAGVALAVLGGLVAGPVILWLMVRFALASPALMLERQGVIQSLRRSAKLVQGAWWRTFGIIALTLLLTLLVSMIIAVPFSVIALAVDGTGFGDLFSGTTPEFGWAFLIITGIGSVIASSITYPISAGVTVLLYIDQRIRREALDIELARAAGVSGYGSEPPGTPARG
- the mtrB gene encoding MtrAB system histidine kinase MtrB: MTRGSVAPKPGEPGVRTGRAAGPGHETSRFGRLLRGGRSGRNGDPGRLILRLFLRWVRRPLLPAVRLWRRNIQLRVVAMTLLMSLGVVALLGFVVIGQVRNGLLDAKAKAAQSQAAGGFAVARERAANLRTESGAQDGGAGGRTATSWRSDLVEQLASGGQGAFNVVALSADAANAGNRFPRTSGSVDPSSIPQELREAVDQGTGTYETYIQIKYNDDHEPEPGLVVGTRLNDIEEYPYELYYVFPLAQEEQSLNLVRGTLATAGLFVVVLLGAIAWLVVRQIVTPVRMAAGIAERLSAGRLQERMKVTGEDDIARLGEAFNKMAQSLQLKIQQLEELSRMQRRFVSDVSHELRTPLTTVRMAADVIHEARVDFDPVTARSAELLGDQLDRFESLLSDLLEISRFDAGAAALEAEPIDLREVVRRVIGGAEPLAERKGTRIRVVGDEQPVVAEADARRVERVLRNLVVNAVEHGEGRDVIVRMAVAGGAVAVAVRDYGVGLKPGEATRVFNRFWRADPARARTTGGTGLGLSIAVEDARLHGGWLQAWGEPGGGSQFRLTLPRTADEPLRGSPVPLEPEDSRQNRERALAEVAGPHLNGHLLASVPVQAVSDRSPLSVPPGAPVPPRTPPQGVDPTALPGNGARVVARPGNERQDSAFAQPASDREDTNRGR
- a CDS encoding LpqB family beta-propeller domain-containing protein, whose product is MPDTGDIRPVKASPGADSEVQVYAVKPRKGAAADEIVNGFLEAMTSDDANFAIARTYLTPEASQKWRPDASTTVLETAPTGGRAAVGGVSTGTSYQIKGKQIAVVDSQHAFQASTTEAEDYDWTMHLSRQGGIEGKGEWRIDSPPPGLLLGASDFQRNYVSINKYYFAAAPGGAGETVVSDPVFIRQRMDPVTRMDPVTQSVNALLDGPTDWLDPVVDSRFPRGTALKSGVTSLAFDDRNVLKVPLNEKASNVGREQCKKMAAQISLTLRELSSTRVEQVELERSNGTQLCVLDSVEADGYAPDRASGKPVYPYFVDAKNRLAWLSGATKEAATPANVRGPFGDGQLPISVVAVAHDEDTAAAVSKDFASLYVSSIETDSQLAAPVVRSLGKTQDTRLSAPSWDGRKDLWIADRNPENPALLRLVGGKGTPQKVNVPLLGAARIESVKVSADGARVALLLTENGKTTLKIGRVERGPKSNPVVTVAELEPAAPRMETVTAVSWAGPSRLVVVGKESGGVQQVRYIQTDGSTWDTGVLPGLNGVQSVAAADGEDRPLVAYSEDDGIVRLPAGANWQPIVEKGRAPVYPG
- a CDS encoding DUF4350 domain-containing protein — its product is MTGVAPSSTSMSPTGRQVWTRTRGLLLALVILLVAGIAMAALQSGDQHGRLDPRSADRLGSRAVAEILKDSGVSTRVVTTLDEATAAADTDTTLLVAMPDLLTDSQQETLRAATATSGGRTVLVSAGAASVETLAPGVRADTPAPVAARTPQCSFAAARRAGNADLGGERYVTKATGTDACYPSEGMPSLVRIDDSDGGDTVLLGAPDILYNDRLDQRGNASLALQLLGSRPHLVWYLPSLTDGSVTQDGTDADTDSTFFDLIPSGWLWGTLQLTLAAALAAIWRARRLGPLVTERLPVAIRASESTQGRARLYRKVNARDRAAAALRSATRTRLAPLLGVSALDAHSPEVLLPAVSARLATGDRDLTALLFGPAPADDTALVHLADQLDALEREVRTS
- a CDS encoding DUF4129 domain-containing protein yields the protein MFTAGGVTAVRAALATGDDVPVDTPRIPAREAAERELSKPMYHENDPSLLQRALDRFWEWVGGIFDTASGATPGGPLGLVVVVLLVIGLIAALWWRLGTPHRAALSADSLFDDVPRSAAEHRSAAEIHAAAERWNQAVQERMRAIVRSLEERALLDPRPGRTADEAAAEGGRSLPDHTAGLRAAAREFDDVTYGGRTADRLAYLRLRDLDLELERAKPQLAGASRGAAG
- the mtrA gene encoding two-component system response regulator MtrA, producing the protein MMSIMKGRVLVVDDDTALAEMLGIVLRGEGFEPSFVADGDKALAAFREAKPDLVLLDLMLPGRDGIEVCRLIRAESGVPIVMLTAKSDTVDVVVGLESGADDYIVKPFKPKELVARIRARLRRSEEPAPEQLAIGDLVIDVAGHSVKREGQSIALTPLEFDLLVALARKPWQVFTREVLLEQVWGYRHAADTRLVNVHVQRLRSKVEKDPERPEIVVTVRGVGYKAGPS